A part of Haliotis asinina isolate JCU_RB_2024 chromosome 10, JCU_Hal_asi_v2, whole genome shotgun sequence genomic DNA contains:
- the LOC137297678 gene encoding glycerol-3-phosphate dehydrogenase, mitochondrial-like isoform X1 produces MRVRPQTIKRLVYASVAASGGVIVATVIYPRLSTRKNELGRVLAADVQQQYSNAPLPLREDIHKRLATEEFDVLVVGGGATGCGVALDAVSRGLKTSLVEKFDYSAGTSSRSTKLIHGGVRYLQKAVFNLDYEQYRMVKEALAERANLIDIAPHLAYPFPIMLPVYKWWQVPYYWAGIKMYDLVAGKQLLKPSYYLSKNKALELFPMLKKDRLVGALVYYDGQHDDARMNISLAMTSIRMGGALTNHTEVVHLLKTKDEEGKETVCGAHVRDLITGKEFDIKAKCVINATGPYTDTLRKMSNPQVRKICQPSSGVHIVLPDYYSPESMGLLDPSTSDGRVIFFLPWQKVTLAGTTDSPCDVTDYPQPTEKEIQFILNEIRNYLNPDVEVRRGDVLSAWSGLRPLVADPNKSDTQSIARNHIIEVAPDRLITIAGGKWTTYRHMAQETIDKAVEVCGLTPTSGCRTEGLMVEGSHGFTPTLFIRLVQDFGLENEVAQHLANTYGDKAFKVAKLANLTGRRWPIVGRRLSEEYPYTEAEVKYAVREYACSAIDVLARRTRLAFCNVHAAEEALPRIIEIMAEELKWNKAKQKEETERAKRFLRREMGLDIKKASELQAPINFTKDEINVYVKRFKGLDYDNKGYITINDLRRYFKKLAYVESEKIGEKVTEDQLHEILSEVDLNKNAQVDLGEYLQLMSALKSGRVSNSRLAMAAEQSAEVKIPVERSGGGV; encoded by the exons ATGCGAGTGCGGCCCCAGACTATAAAGCGACTTGTTTATGCTAGTGTTGCTGCTAGTGGTGGGGTGATTGTTGCAACAGTCATCTACCCTAGGCTCTCCACAAGGAAG AATGAGTTGGGTCGGGTTTTGGCAGCAGACGTCCAGCAACAATACAGCAATGCACCTCTACCATTACGGGAGGACATCCACAAGCGACTGGCCACAGAAGAGTTCGATGTCCTTGTTGTGGGAGGAGGTGCCACTGGCTGTGGAGTGGCTCTGGATGCTGTCAGCCGAG GTTTGAAGACTTCCTTGGTTGAGAAGTTTGACTACTCAGCTGGAACCAGCAGCAGAAGCACAAAGCTGATCCATGGTGGTGTTCGGTACCTGCAGAAAGCAGTCTTCAACCTTGACTATGAACAG TATCGGATGGTGAAGGAAGCCCTTGCAGAAAGAGCTAACCTGATTGACATTGCACCACATCTTGCCTACCCGTTCCCCATAATGCTGCCTGTATACAA gtggtggcaggtgccaTACTACTGGGCAGGGATTAAGATGTATGACCTGGTGGCAGGGAAGCAGCTCCTGAAGCCCAGCTACTATCTGTCCAAGAATAAGGCCCTGGAGTTGTTCCCCATGCTCAAGAAGGACAGGCTTGTTGGAGCCCTGGTCTACTATGATG GTCAACATGACGATGCCAGGATGAACATATCATTAGCAATGACGTCAATAAGGATGGGTGGTGCACTCACAAACCACACAGAGGTTGTACATCTACTCAAGACGAAAGATGAGGAAGGGAAAGAGACAGTGTGTGGAGCTCATGTTAGAGACTTAATAACAG ggaaAGAGTTTGATATTAAAGCTAAGTGTGTGATAAATGCCACTGGCCCATACACGGACACTCTTCGTAAAATGTCCAACCCACAGGTGCGGAAAATCTGCCAACCCAGCTCAGGTGTACATATAGTGCTACCAGACTACTACAG TCCTGAGAGTATGGGTTTGCTTGATCCATCTACCAGTGATGGGAGGGTCATCTTCTTCTTGCCATGGCAGAAAGTCACACTAGCAG GTACGACGGACAGCCCCTGTGATGTGACAGACTACCCACAACCCACAGAAAAAGAGATTCAGTTCATACTTAATGAAATTAGGAATTATTTAAATCCAGATGTTGAAG TGCGGAGAGGCGATGTATTGTCTGCTTGGAGTGGGCTCCGGCCACTTGTAGCTGACCCCAACAAATCAGATACTCAATCCATCGCCAGGAACCACATCATAGAGGTTGCTCCTGATAGACTTATAACAATAGCAG GAGGGAAATGGACGACGTATCGTCACATGGCGCAGGAGACTATTGACAAAGCTGTGGAGGTGTGTGGTCTGACCCCCACTTCTGGTTGCCGCACAGAGGGGCTGATGGTGGAGGGATCACATGGCTTCACTCCTACCCTCTTCATCAGGCTCGTTCAGGACTTTGGGCTGGAGAACGAA GTTGCTCAGCATCTGGCTAACACTTATGGAGACAAGGCATTTAAGGTGGCCAAGCTGGCCAACCTGACAGGACGCCGATGGCCCATTGTTGGCAGGAGATTATCAGAGGAGTACCCCTATACAGAGGCCGAG GTGAAGTACGCTGTGCGCGAGTATGCCTGCTCAGCAATAGATGTCCTGGCACGACGTACTCGTCTGGCGTTCTGCAACGTCCACGCAGCAGAGGAGGCCTTGCCTCGCATCATTGAAATCATGGCTGAAGAACTCAAGTGGAATAAAGCAAAACAGAAG GAGGAGACAGAAAGAGCCAAACGGTTCCTCCGCAGGGAGATGGGCCTAGACATTAAGAAGGCCTCAgaattgcaggcccctattaaCTTTACTAAGGATGAAATCAACGTGTATGTGAAGAGATTCAAGGGCCTGGACTATGATAATAAGGGCTACATCACCATCAATGACCTGCGCAGATACTTCAAG AAACTTGCCTATGTTGAAAGTGAG
- the LOC137297678 gene encoding glycerol-3-phosphate dehydrogenase, mitochondrial-like isoform X2, producing the protein MRVRPQTIKRLVYASVAASGGVIVATVIYPRLSTRKNELGRVLAADVQQQYSNAPLPLREDIHKRLATEEFDVLVVGGGATGCGVALDAVSRGLKTSLVEKFDYSAGTSSRSTKLIHGGVRYLQKAVFNLDYEQYRMVKEALAERANLIDIAPHLAYPFPIMLPVYKWWQVPYYWAGIKMYDLVAGKQLLKPSYYLSKNKALELFPMLKKDRLVGALVYYDGQHDDARMNISLAMTSIRMGGALTNHTEVVHLLKTKDEEGKETVCGAHVRDLITGKEFDIKAKCVINATGPYTDTLRKMSNPQVRKICQPSSGVHIVLPDYYSPESMGLLDPSTSDGRVIFFLPWQKVTLAGTTDSPCDVTDYPQPTEKEIQFILNEIRNYLNPDVEVRRGDVLSAWSGLRPLVADPNKSDTQSIARNHIIEVAPDRLITIAGGKWTTYRHMAQETIDKAVEVCGLTPTSGCRTEGLMVEGSHGFTPTLFIRLVQDFGLENEVAQHLANTYGDKAFKVAKLANLTGRRWPIVGRRLSEEYPYTEAEVKYAVREYACSAIDVLARRTRLAFCNVHAAEEALPRIIEIMAEELKWNKAKQKEETERAKRFLRREMGLDIKKASELQAPINFTKDEINVYVKRFKGLDYDNKGYITINDLRRYFKKIGEKVTEDQLHEILSEVDLNKNAQVDLGEYLQLMSALKSGRVSNSRLAMAAEQSAEVKIPVERSGGGV; encoded by the exons ATGCGAGTGCGGCCCCAGACTATAAAGCGACTTGTTTATGCTAGTGTTGCTGCTAGTGGTGGGGTGATTGTTGCAACAGTCATCTACCCTAGGCTCTCCACAAGGAAG AATGAGTTGGGTCGGGTTTTGGCAGCAGACGTCCAGCAACAATACAGCAATGCACCTCTACCATTACGGGAGGACATCCACAAGCGACTGGCCACAGAAGAGTTCGATGTCCTTGTTGTGGGAGGAGGTGCCACTGGCTGTGGAGTGGCTCTGGATGCTGTCAGCCGAG GTTTGAAGACTTCCTTGGTTGAGAAGTTTGACTACTCAGCTGGAACCAGCAGCAGAAGCACAAAGCTGATCCATGGTGGTGTTCGGTACCTGCAGAAAGCAGTCTTCAACCTTGACTATGAACAG TATCGGATGGTGAAGGAAGCCCTTGCAGAAAGAGCTAACCTGATTGACATTGCACCACATCTTGCCTACCCGTTCCCCATAATGCTGCCTGTATACAA gtggtggcaggtgccaTACTACTGGGCAGGGATTAAGATGTATGACCTGGTGGCAGGGAAGCAGCTCCTGAAGCCCAGCTACTATCTGTCCAAGAATAAGGCCCTGGAGTTGTTCCCCATGCTCAAGAAGGACAGGCTTGTTGGAGCCCTGGTCTACTATGATG GTCAACATGACGATGCCAGGATGAACATATCATTAGCAATGACGTCAATAAGGATGGGTGGTGCACTCACAAACCACACAGAGGTTGTACATCTACTCAAGACGAAAGATGAGGAAGGGAAAGAGACAGTGTGTGGAGCTCATGTTAGAGACTTAATAACAG ggaaAGAGTTTGATATTAAAGCTAAGTGTGTGATAAATGCCACTGGCCCATACACGGACACTCTTCGTAAAATGTCCAACCCACAGGTGCGGAAAATCTGCCAACCCAGCTCAGGTGTACATATAGTGCTACCAGACTACTACAG TCCTGAGAGTATGGGTTTGCTTGATCCATCTACCAGTGATGGGAGGGTCATCTTCTTCTTGCCATGGCAGAAAGTCACACTAGCAG GTACGACGGACAGCCCCTGTGATGTGACAGACTACCCACAACCCACAGAAAAAGAGATTCAGTTCATACTTAATGAAATTAGGAATTATTTAAATCCAGATGTTGAAG TGCGGAGAGGCGATGTATTGTCTGCTTGGAGTGGGCTCCGGCCACTTGTAGCTGACCCCAACAAATCAGATACTCAATCCATCGCCAGGAACCACATCATAGAGGTTGCTCCTGATAGACTTATAACAATAGCAG GAGGGAAATGGACGACGTATCGTCACATGGCGCAGGAGACTATTGACAAAGCTGTGGAGGTGTGTGGTCTGACCCCCACTTCTGGTTGCCGCACAGAGGGGCTGATGGTGGAGGGATCACATGGCTTCACTCCTACCCTCTTCATCAGGCTCGTTCAGGACTTTGGGCTGGAGAACGAA GTTGCTCAGCATCTGGCTAACACTTATGGAGACAAGGCATTTAAGGTGGCCAAGCTGGCCAACCTGACAGGACGCCGATGGCCCATTGTTGGCAGGAGATTATCAGAGGAGTACCCCTATACAGAGGCCGAG GTGAAGTACGCTGTGCGCGAGTATGCCTGCTCAGCAATAGATGTCCTGGCACGACGTACTCGTCTGGCGTTCTGCAACGTCCACGCAGCAGAGGAGGCCTTGCCTCGCATCATTGAAATCATGGCTGAAGAACTCAAGTGGAATAAAGCAAAACAGAAG GAGGAGACAGAAAGAGCCAAACGGTTCCTCCGCAGGGAGATGGGCCTAGACATTAAGAAGGCCTCAgaattgcaggcccctattaaCTTTACTAAGGATGAAATCAACGTGTATGTGAAGAGATTCAAGGGCCTGGACTATGATAATAAGGGCTACATCACCATCAATGACCTGCGCAGATACTTCAAG